atgaaaatggcttctctcatAAGTGGGTTCTTAGATGTttcacaagatttgatttctggctAAAATGTTTCACACATTCTGAACATTAAAATGGCTTCCTTCTTGTGTGACTTCTTAGATGTCTTATAACCAATGATATCATACCAAAACACTTCTCACCTTCAGAACAcaaatggcttttcccctgtgtgagttctctgatgtctaacaagatgtgatttctgactaaagcactttccacattcaagacataaaaatggcttctcacctgtatgagttctctgatgccgaaaaaaacttgttttagtcttaaagcatttcccacattgtgAACATGAAAATGCCTTCTCCACTAAGTGGAGTTTTTTATGTTCGACATAATGTGATTTCTGGCTAAAAGGTTGCACACATTCTAaagatgaaaatggcttctctcctgtgtgactttttGTATGTTTTCTAAGCATTGATTTCGCACCAAAACACTTACCACATTCAAGACAcacaaatggcttctctcctgtgtgagttctctgatgtgtaacaagatatgTCTTACAACTATAGCATTTCCCGCATtcaagacatgaaaatggcttctctcctgtatgagttCTCTGATGCTGAGAAAAATTAGATTGACTGTTAAAgcctttcccacattcaggacatgaatacagcttctctcctgtgtgagttctctgatgggcaacaagatttgatttccgaCTAAAGCACTTTCCACATTCAAGACATAGAAATGGCTTCTCACCTgtatgagttctctgatgtctaacaagacaaGATTTCAGaataaaagatttcccacattctgggcatgaatatggcttctcccctgtgtgagttctctgatgctgAATAAAACTTGATTGACTGATAGAgcctttcccacattcaggacatgaatacagcttctctcctgtgtgagttctctgatgagcaacaagatttgatttccgaCTAAAGCACTTTCCACATTCAAGACATAGAAATGGCTTCTCACCTgtatgagttctctgatgtctaacaagacaaGATTTCAGaataaaagatttcccacattctgggcaTGAAAATGGATTCTCccttgtgtgagttctctgatgtgcaACTAGCATGGATTTCATGCTAAAAGATTTTCCACATGTCAAGCATGAAAATGACCCGTTATCTCTGCAATTTCTCTCATGCAAAAAAAGATTAGATTTCTTTTTAAAACGTTTCTCACTAGAAAAAATGTTCCCACATTTCTGTTTAGTTTTTGTTTTACCAATCAGTAATTGCTTAGATGAAGGTTTCTTGTGACCAGCAGTATCAGTGGATAAATCTCTGCTGTGAAGGACTGAGGGTACATTAGGAGTTATTGAATCATCTTGTGTGGTATTGTTATCTTCTGCTTCATGATGGGAAGATATATGGAGATGTCCATAGGAGTCGCTCATCCTGTCTTCCACTGGAAAAAgaaacaatattatattattttcacAGCTATATTGAGACAATTGAAAGCCAGGAAATGTGATCACTACATCTTCAATAACCTATAGAATCCTCTGGATAAATACACTGATATAAACGTTTCCCTACCACATATTGGTGCAACGTGTCATTCTAAAACTATTGGTTGACTTGTTTCAGGATTGAGGGATCTCATATCACTGGCGATTCCCTTTGCCCATTTTGTCAGAAATAAGTGACGCTCATTTATTCTCAGACCCAGGATTCCTTTAGGATCAAGATCTACCTCCTGTGATCTTGGCtaatgttgatcgcaaatattctaatcgcaaatttttatcgcaagtgtcggcactttgagaattcgcaaaaatcttgaataaagtgctatatattcgcaatcgcgaatattcgaGTTTTTTTCATCAAtactactgcttcttgcttgtgggccaatgagaaggctgcaatatctttgtcagagcttagcaacatcactagcaactaataggaaagttgcctaccccttactatataggaaactacccagcagccattttctgctgttttttgcagttctgagagagacagcagtgtcattgtgaTTTGCAGACTCATCTGGATCATTATTTAAATTACTTAAtatatagttagttagctcatatatatgcagtacagaccaaaagtttggacacaccttctcaatcaaagagttttttgtattttcatgactatgaaaattgtagattcacactgaaggcatcaaaactgaattaacacatgtggaattatatacataacaaaaaagtgtgaaacaactgaaaagatgtcataatctaggttcttcaaagtagccaccttttgctttgattactgctttgcacactcttggcattgtcttgatgagcttcaagaggtagtcacctgaaatggtcttcaaacagtcttgaaggagttcccagagatgcttagcacttgttggcccttttgccttcactctgcggtccagctcaccccaaaccatctcgattgggttcaggtccggtgactgtggaggccaggtcatctggtgcagcaccccatcactctccttcatggtcaaatagcccttacacagcctaaaaggtgtgtttggggtcattgtcctgttgaaaaataaatgatggtccaactaaacgcaaaccggatggaatagcatgccgctgcaagatgctgtggtagccatgctggttcagtatgccttcaattttgaataaatccccaacagtgtcaccagcaaagcacccccacaccatcacacctcctcctccatgcttcacggtgggagcatgtagagtccatccgttcaccttttctgcgtcgcacaaagacacagtggactcatcagaccaaagcacagattttggactcatcagaccaaagcacagatttccactggtctaatgtccattccttgttgtcaccaccagacatctgagaagctctgacagacgtccttcagaacctcctccttgaggttccttttgttttgctttccttttctcatctcgttagcctctctcagctgtgatgtagttgcactgattgcatcccgtttaaatcccttcccatactgcatcactttgcggtttatacaacttcctggagtgtatgcatgctggatgctactactgagtcttctacagataagttttgttcattcatttgtgttttcctgtttgctggatcccaggtgaccctgactccctccgtatcaagtgtagggagccggtgctcgtgtcccctcactattatagggtgttcaggtgttatacagttgaggtacgaggatatgtgatcatctaccattgagatttttgcataggctgagcagttagggagagagccaggtctgttgcagggctctcccttttgttccttagttttggatccagtcagtcggatcttcattttgtgtcttctagttttctatacaccttccgtgacacttgtgttctttagcccaaacaagtctcttctgcttgttgcctgtccttagcagtggtttcctagcagatattctaccatgaaggcctgattcacacagtctcctcttaacagttgttctagagatgtgtctgctgctagaactctgtgtggcattgacctggtctctaatctgaactgctgttaacctgcgatttctgaggctggtgactcggattaacttatcctccgcagcagagatgtctcttggtcttcctttcctggggcggtccgcatgtgagccagtttctttgtagcgcttgatggtttttgtgactgcacttggacacactttcaaagttttcccaatttttcggactgactgacttcttaaagtaatgatggccacttgttgttctttacttagctgcttttttcttgccataatacaaattctaacagtctattcagtaggactatcagctgtgtatccacctgacttctccacaacgcaactgatggtcccaaccccatttataaggcaagaaatcccacttattaaacctgacagggcacacctgtgaagtgaaaaccatttcaggtgactacctcttgaagctcatcaagagaatgccaagagtgtgcaaagcagtaatcaaagcaaaaggtggctactttgaagaacctagaatatgacatattttcagttgtttcacacttttttgttatgtatataattccacatgtgttaattcatagttttgatgctttcagtgtgaatctacaattttcatagtcatgaaaataaggaaaactctttgaatgagaaggtgtgtccaaacttttggtctgtactgtatatataatacagatagttagtgggagatagtcagtgtagcagataggttccagtgcagggtgttaggtagtgtgatagggattagtgtctctgttagacacagtgctgtgatgtcacaacaataattagtgcaccaatcagtaacatctattcagacctgataaaatgtgaagttgcatgtattgcaaatAAAATtgcacatcattagtgccaatttgcgcgatcgcgaaaataatgactggagatcgtgAATTTAgtgcgaatattatgcgaaaaattcacgaaatatcaAACGAATATTgcttatgccgctcatcactaatcttggCTGCCTGGCCCTCCTTGGCAACTTCCTTCTTAGCTAGATCCCATCAGTCTAGAAATACTTTGGTCTCCTCGGATCTGCAAAACTGCCCTCTCCTCCACCTTCCCCTGCTACCCTGCTGGGCTTCCTGCAACATCTCCTGTGTTGCTGGCCTGTACTGACCGAAGACTAGTTTGGTAAGAGTACTGCACAGATTTACTTTTTCTTGCAGAGCCTCCCTCGTGTCTAAAATGTTCACCTATTTTAAACTGTCTTTGATCAGTCTTTAGAGAACTACTACCTATTACTCATCATACTTTCATCTACTTTCATCTCTGCAGGTTTGGTTTGCGTTTTTCAGTTTTTACCAGCTAATTTGCAAGTGTCCTCCTATCCTTTTTTCTCTTATCATTAGATGCCTTCACTTTTCCAGTTATTATTTCAACGACTATTTACCCTTCACCTTTAGGACCAGGCCCTAATCTGACTGAATGCTCACATCCTGTACTACTGATCTCCCCTGCAAGGTGGAAACCTGTCTGAGAGGGCA
The genomic region above belongs to Bufo gargarizans isolate SCDJY-AF-19 chromosome 4, ASM1485885v1, whole genome shotgun sequence and contains:
- the LOC122934790 gene encoding zinc finger protein OZF-like encodes the protein MEEWEYLEEHKDLYKDVLMENHQPLTSPDGSSRRNPPERCPSPHYSQDCPEEKPNIPLDHQESSGETTSGLENPISVSVKVEDRMSDSYGHLHISSHHEAEDNNTTQDDSITPNVPSVLHSRDLSTDTAGHKKPSSKQLLIGKTKTKQKCGNIFSSEKRFKKKSNLFLHERNCRDNGSFSCLTCGKSFSMKSMLVAHQRTHTRENPFSCPECGKSFILKSCLVRHQRTHTGEKPFLCLECGKCFSRKSNLVAHQRTHTGEKLYSCPECGKGSISQSSFIQHQRTHTGEKPYSCPECGKSFILKSCLVRHQRTHTGEKPFLCLECGKCFSRKSNLVAHQRTHTGEKLYSCPECGKGFNSQSNFSQHQRTHTGEKPFSCLECGKCYSCKTYLVTHQRTHTGEKPFVCLECGKCFGAKSMLRKHTKSHTGEKPFSSLECVQPFSQKSHYVEHKKLHLVEKAFSCSQCGKCFKTKTSFFRHQRTHTGEKPFLCLECGKCFSQKSHLVRHQRTHTGEKPFVF